AGAAAGCCAGAAATCCAGATGCCCAACCTatctccagtttttttttccttcatgaTTAAGCATCAAGGCAGGGGGCTAAGGCATCCACACATCAAGAACAATGCTGCACCATAATTCTATTACTTTTTTCATGAAGAATCAATACCAAAGAAGAAAATCTAAGAGACGTTTTATTCTTATTCCAGCAAATAAGCAAAGTGGAGACATTTTATTCTTATTGGCCTTAGTTGGCTGTAGTGATCTAAAATTCGTTTACTGTTGAACTATTTGTATTTCTATATTTACAAAATGAGCTTTTTAGTTTAGTATGCAGAGATAACAGAAGGCCGAGGCTGAAAACGTGGAAACAGTTTGAAACCAAGGATACAAGTGTGTAAAGTTAAAGTTTGAAAgttaaacaaaaaggaaaggcAAGAGGCACCTCACATTTCCAAAACCAAGCATTATTAAAGATCAGCCTCCACAAAAGCAAAGCCAGCATTAGAATAGACACAAGTACACACCATTGCAGGGGCAGATGCACAGTCATCAGGATGAAAAAGTAGTCCTCCAAGGGGAGAAGAAAGGCAAGCTTGCACCAGGACACTCCAAGAAACACTACCACCCAAATCAGCAGGAGTAAGACAAGCCAAATCAAGGGCAAGAAGGAGCCAAGAACACCAAAGCCATAGCATAAAAACCAAAGGCTTAGCAGTGCACATAAGAAGAACacagcaggagcaggagcaagaCCTCAACACCATCGACATGATGATGGGCGGCATGTACACTCCGCGTTTCAGCAACGTGATGATTGGCTACCTCAACCTGGCGACGCTCCTGGCCTCAATCCCAGTCATCGGAGCAGGGCTCTGGCTGGCCAAGGGCTCGACGACAACGTGCTCGTCGATACTGCAGACGCCTCTCCTCATCATcggcttcgtcgtcctcctcatcTCCCTTGCTGGTTTTGTCGGCGCCTGCTTCCACGTCGCCTGGGCACTGTGGCTGTACCTACTCGCCGTGATGATCCTCATCGGGGTGCTGCTTGGGCTCACCATGTTCGGCTTTGCCGTGACGGCGGGAGGCGGTGGCACGCAGGTGCAAGGCAGGCCATACAGGGAGTACCACATCTCGGACTACTCCTCATGGCTCCAGAAGCATATGCAGGACATCAAGTACTGGAAGCCGGCACTTGCCTGCGTCGTTGGGTCCAAGGCCTGCCCTAAGATCTCCAATTGGACTCCCATGGATTACCTCCAGCATGATCTCACGCCATCGCAGGTTTGCAGTGTCAGCCACTTGTCCATTTTCTTCCATATATTGATCTTGTTGTTATTGCGCTATTGCCACTGAACTGTACCGAGCTCTATTCTGTTCAAGAACCAAGCAGTTGTGAAGAAATGGAAATAAACAAATTAGTTAAACAATTTATTGCCACAGTTTATCAGTTGCATCATCTTGGATGTGTGAGATTAAACCATCTCGAGCACATATCTATTCTTAGTGCCTATCTGTTCATGAAAATACAgcaagatactccctccgttcctaaatacttgtcgtggttttaatgcaattatttaggaacggagggagtaattgatTGCTGAGACTGAACAGACAGCAAAGAATTAAGGTGACCTCAGGATAACAAATTAGATGTACTGTACCTCTAACTAGGGAGTGTTTTTATTGCTCCTGCGCTTCTTTTACTCTAATACAAGTTGTAGCTCTAACCCATAGCTATGGTTCTGAATGGAACTATCAACTACCCTGCAGTCTGGCTGCTGCAAACCACCAACCTCATGCACCTACAGCGGGGGGATGCCGGTTGGAGCGCAGGATGAAGACTGCTTCCGGTGGAACAATGCCCCGAACATCCTATGCTACCAATGCGACTCATGCAAGGCTGGCGTGATGGAGCAAGTGCGCCAGGACTGGCACAAGATCTCCGTGCTCAACGTCATCGTGCTCGTCTTCCTCATCTGCGTCTGCGCCTGTGGGTGCTGTGCCTTCAGAAACGCCCGCCGCTCCGTGTCCGAGTACCCATACGGGGTAAACCGCATGTCCAAGATCAATCCTCGCTGGGACTACTACTGGTActttcagcaaaaaaaataaaatgaacttGTGACTCCATTTCTGTTCTGGATACTTTTTTCCattggcattttttttctcttcaaatGCTGGGTTTCACTTTCAGCCATGAGAACTCATTGCCACAACCTCATGATTAAAGGAAACAATAGACTTGtttatttatgaaaaaaatgcTTATTCAATTGAAAAAAGGGGggtgtttcttttgttttgttattgCAACTGCATAATCATGCTTCACTGCTTCTTCATTGCCAGAGTTCTTTAAACACAAAAAAACTAATGATCGAACATGCAATTAATATAACGCTATGTTAATTTGTGTCCATTTATTTACTTTAGTTTCTTAACACAGCTTTATGCTTTTGCTACAGGTGGCGATGGTTCCGCGATAGGAGAGAACAGATGTATTAGTTAGCTACTGGTACTCAACCAACCAATGTATAATATTTTCTTCCTGATAAATGGCTGAGGGTTGGGTCATTTCCGCATAGCACGCTGGGTTTTCATATGTTAATTTTCCATTAGTGTCCAATAATTAGTCTTCTGTAGATAGTTCAGCATGACGAAAGTACAAGATGGTGAAGTGGAATGGCATGTCAAGTTTCTGCAGTATGGTAGTCAAAGTGTTTTGCATTTTGTAGCATATTCTACTTGGTGAGTTCAAAAGAGAAGTGAATATATCTATGGGGAAAAGATAAGACCAGTCAGCTATATGACTATATACTGTTGGTGTGACTTCTATATTTGTCATGGTTTGGCCATGTCTACCTATGCTATCATACCGGTGGACCCCTAAATTGAAGCTAAATCTAAGACAGGCTCTTCATCTTCAGCACCCATGGACCTCTTCCTTTTTAGAACGaccatgatattttttttatgcttaGATAGTTGGATCTTGGATGCAGCTGAGCGATATTTCAGAAAGCACTTCTAATTCAAGGGAAAAATATAACGGGAAGAGACATATGATAAAACAAGTTATCAGAACTGTGCAATGATCATCAATGATCTGTGATTATTATATTAGTAACAATAGAATATATTCCTCTTGACCTTTCACATGTAAATTGATGCCGGATAGATGCTGCAGCAGTTGCACCTTATAAGAATAATACTAGCCCGAACCTCGAAAGGTGACAAAGGATTACTAGACTACATGTATTCCAAGCTTTGAGACAATCAGACTCTAGGAAGCAAAGTAATTGAGTGTCCCATGTCAGCTATGACTGACAAACAAGATGCTGATACAATGCAAATTCTGGAACATAACAGATGCAAAGAACAAGTATGAAATGGACTCACCTCTTTGCAACCGATGTTCCATGTGGGGGGTGATTCTGAGCAGTAGGAGCATGGAGGAGACTGGGACCTAAACAAGCTCTTGACCTCTACCCACTTTGAAGCCCAGGGTCCATTCCAGCTCAAACACTTCAAGTTTAATGGTCTTTTTAATTGAGTATTGTCAAGTTTCAAAGCTTGCAAAAACACTACATTGATGCAAGAAGGCACAGCACATTATTGAAACCAACAGATTATGACATGTATAGTACACTTGAGGATTCTTCGTGTAGCCCATGTACTGAACAGATGGTTAGCACAGGTATAATTAGTTTAGGTAATCACTTTATTCTATATTATCATTATATGACAAGTACAACAGGGAGCATTGTTCCATTCCAGTTGGCAGGTAAACCCTGCAATGGACAGGTCATTGAACATccattgcaatttgcaagtCTGACTAACAACTGCCAGGCAGCTAAATCTGGAAAAATGAGGGCAGTGTTACGGATAAGGAAATGGGCCATCAGGACAAGTAGGGCTGCAGTAAATTGGAACTACCGAACTAGTTCTATGCAGTACTCTCAACTCTGCAGCACAACATAATAGCCTTCCAAAA
The Brachypodium distachyon strain Bd21 chromosome 2, Brachypodium_distachyon_v3.0, whole genome shotgun sequence genome window above contains:
- the LOC100834004 gene encoding tetraspanin-6 isoform X2; the encoded protein is MMMGGMYTPRFSNVMIGYLNLATLLASIPVIGAGLWLAKGSTTTCSSILQTPLLIIGFVVLLISLAGFVGACFHVAWALWLYLLAVMILIGVLLGLTMFGFAVTAGGGGTQVQGRPYREYHISDYSSWLQKHMQDIKYWKPALACVVGSKACPKISNWTPMDYLQHDLTPSQSGCCKPPTSCTYSGGMPVGAQDEDCFRWNNAPNILCYQCDSCKAGVMEQVRQDWHKISVLNVIVLVFLICVCACGCCAFRNARRSVSEYPYGVAMVPR
- the LOC100834004 gene encoding tetraspanin-6 isoform X1, producing the protein MMMGGMYTPRFSNVMIGYLNLATLLASIPVIGAGLWLAKGSTTTCSSILQTPLLIIGFVVLLISLAGFVGACFHVAWALWLYLLAVMILIGVLLGLTMFGFAVTAGGGGTQVQGRPYREYHISDYSSWLQKHMQDIKYWKPALACVVGSKACPKISNWTPMDYLQHDLTPSQSGCCKPPTSCTYSGGMPVGAQDEDCFRWNNAPNILCYQCDSCKAGVMEQVRQDWHKISVLNVIVLVFLICVCACGCCAFRNARRSVSEYPYGVNRMSKINPRWDYYWWRWFRDRREQMY